One Verrucomicrobiota bacterium genomic window, ATCAGGGTCATGTATGAGCTGGGCGTCAAGACGCTCATCGTGACGAACGCCGCCGGCGGCGTGAACGCCGACTTCGGCGCAGGCGACCTCATGCTCATCACGAACCACATCAACCTGATGGGCACGAACCCGCTCATCGGCCTGAACGATGATACAGGTGGCCCCCGCTTCCCCGACATGCTGGACGCCTACGACTCCGGGCTCCGACGGCTCGCCCTGGAGGCAGCGGGAGTGCTCGGCGTCGAACTCAAGCAGGGCGTCTACCTCGCCGTTACCGGCCCGAGCTACGAGACTGCAGCCGAAGTCCTCGCCTTTCGTGCCCTGGGCGCCGACGCCGTCGGTATGTCTACCGTACCCGAGGTCATCTACTCCAGATACCTCGGTCTGCGTACGCTTGGCTTCTCCGTCATCGCCAACATGGCCGTCGGCTTGAGCAATCAGCCGCTCAGCCATGACGAGGTGATCCGCACCGTCGCTGCGCAGGGAGAACGGATTGCGAAACTGATTAGGGCAGTAGCCTCACGGCTCGATAGCCCGTGAAGCACACCCGCGACCA contains:
- a CDS encoding purine-nucleoside phosphorylase, producing MGLRKDNVTEAVTAVRERLCAAAEIGVVLGSGLGAFADGLDERAALPYFEIPHFAPSSVAGHAGRLVTGIVGGKQLIVQQGRHHLYEGHGFEQILLPIRVMYELGVKTLIVTNAAGGVNADFGAGDLMLITNHINLMGTNPLIGLNDDTGGPRFPDMLDAYDSGLRRLALEAAGVLGVELKQGVYLAVTGPSYETAAEVLAFRALGADAVGMSTVPEVIYSRYLGLRTLGFSVIANMAVGLSNQPLSHDEVIRTVAAQGERIAKLIRAVASRLDSP